In Verrucomicrobiota bacterium, the sequence TCCTGCGGCACGCTCAACAGGCGTCCTTCTCCCCAGGAATTGACGAACTGGACGAATAGAGATTTTTGCTTCTCCTCGCTGCTCTCCACCCAGCGCTGCAAGGCGCGCAGACCTCCGCTCTGGTAAATCGCGGCGTATTCCGTGAGCCGGGCCTCGATGACTTCGCGATCCTTGCGCCACAGACCGATCACAAGCAGAACGTAAAAGACTAGAAAGAGCAGCGATGCGCTCAGAATGAAGATCAGCGCATACCAGAGGTTCAGCCGGAAGGTGACCGTCCGGACGACACTGAGAAGGCTGGAGGGCCTAGGCCGCATAGTCAAAAAATGGGTGGCACGGGCTACCAGCCCGTTTTCGGCGGCAACTTGCCGCCGAAGAAGACGGCAGGCTGGTAGCCTGCCGCAACAGGCCAGTGGCCTGTTCCACCCAAAAAGACGTTTCCGAAACACGCTTCAGGCTTTGAGGACATAACCCACCCCGCGCAAGGTTTGAATGAGTTTCTTTGGAAAATCTTTGTCCACTTTCGAGCGCAACCGGTGGACGAGCACATCGACGACGTTCGTTTGCGGATCGAAGCTGTAATCCCAGACGTGTTCGAGAATCATCGTTTTGGTCACGACCCGCCCTGCGTGGCGCATCAGATATTCCAGCAAGGAAAACTCGCGCGCTTGCAACTCGATCTTCTGGTTGCCGCGCGTGACCTCGCGCGTCAACAAATCCAGCGTGAGATCCCCGACGGCCAGGCGCGTCGGCTCGGACGTATTGGTGGCGCGGCGGATCAGCGCTTGCACGCGCGCCAGCAATTCGGAGAAGGCGAACGGTTTGGTGAGGTAATCGTCGCTGCCCGCTTGCAGGCCTTTGACGCGGTCATCGACCGACGCTTTGGCGCTGAGGATGATCACCGGCACCCGGACGTTCTCCTTCCGCAGCGTCTGCACGAGGCTCAAACCGTCCAACTTCGGCAGCATGATGTCGATCACCGCCGCGTCGTAGGAGGTGTTGCGGGCCATGAACAGCCCTTCTTCACCGTCGGCGCAATGATCGACCGCGAAGCTGCTTTGCTTGAGCCCGTTCACGACGAACGAGGCGATCTTCTTGTCATCTTCAACCACAAGCACGCGCATTCTGGGTCAAGGTTTAAGGTTCAAAGTACAAAGTTCAAAGTTCAAAGTTCACTCCGTACACCAAAACGCCCTCCCGGCAGAGAGTTCGTTAGCCGGGAGGGCGCACCCAGTGGACCGTTGTTTACCGGCCCTTGCCCTCGTCCACGACAAGGTACCGTGTTCCGCCCCTGCTCCAAACGCGCAGGAGAGTGGTTCTGTCCTTGGCTTTCTCGGTCAAAGCGACGGCATCCTCGGCGCCGCGCACGCGCTGGCGATTGACCTCCAGGATCACGTCCCCAGGACGCAATCCCGCATCATAAGAAGCGGAATTGGGCTCGACCTGCATCACCAAAGCGCCTTCCAGATCGCGTGGAATCCCGTATTGCCGGCGAGCGGCAGCGTTGAGGTCGCCGACGGTCACGCCCTGGAGGGTCTCATCCGAAGGCGTATCCCTTCTTCGATCCGCGCGAGTCGTTTGCTCGGAGTCCGGCAATTCTTTTAGAGTGACCTCGATGGTTCGAGGCTTGCCGTCGCGCAGAATTTTCATGCGCGCTTTGCTGCCGGGCGCGAGCTGGCCAACCTGCAACTTCAAATGCCGGCTGTCTTTGGCGGGTTTGCCGTCGAGTTCGGTCACGATGTCTTCGACTTTCAAGCCGGCTTTCTCCGCAGGACTGCCGGGGAGGACCTCGGTGATGATTACTCCGGATTTGTCCTGGAGATCAAATTCCTTGGCCAGCGACGGATTGATATCCTGGAGCCAAACCCCGAGGTAACCCCGAATGACGCGGCCATGTTGAATGATGCTCTCCATGACGCTCTTCGCCAGGTTGACAGGGATGGCGAACCCGATCCCTTGATTGCCGCCGCTCATGCTCACGATGTAGGTATTGATGCCGATGAGCCGGCCCTCGGCATCGACCAACGCGCCGCCGGAATTTCCAGGGTTGATCGCGGCATCCGTCTGGATGAAATCGGCGTAATCGATGTCCACGCCCAGGCCTGCGCGTCCCGTCGCGCTGATCATGCCCATGGTGACCGTCTGGCCGACTCCGAACGGATTCCCGATCGCCAGGACCAGATCGCCCACCTCGATCTTGTCGCTGTTCGCCAGGTCGAGCGCAGGCAAGTCTTTGGCGTCGATCTTCAGCACGGCGACATCGGATTTCGGATCGGTGCCGACGACCTTGGCGGTGTATTCCCGGTCATCGGAATTCAGGCGCACTTTGATCTCGTCCGCTTTTTCGACGACGTGATTGTTGCTCAGGATGTAACCGTCTTTCGACACAATGACGCCGGAACCGATCCCGCGCTGCTTGGGCGGGCGAAAGCCGCGCCGCGGATTTCCGGAATCGAAATCATCGCCAAAGAAGCGCCGGAACAATTGATCGTTTAAGAAAGGGATCTGCGGGTAGTCGGTCTGCTTGACGTTCGTTTCGGTAAAAATGTTCACGACGCCAGGCGCGACTTTCTTGACGACGGGCGCGAAGCTGGTCGTGAATTTGCCGTCCCGGTTGATCGGCTTGTCATCCACAACCAGGCGAACGGCTTTTTCCTTCGAATCATCCTGGGCTTGAGTGATCCCGATAAAAGCCAGGCTGGCCAGGGTGATCGCGAACGTTCCCGCCAGCCACGCGGCAGGATCCCTTCCGAAGATTTGTTTCATGGGTGTGCTCATAGGTAATCGAATCGTTGTTTAAGTTTGAGTTTGATTTCGTTGCGTTTTCTGGACGACACCCTCGCACACCAGGCTGGCGCGAACCTTTCTTCAAAATTACAAGTTTGTAACGCACTGCGGACCGGGGGGCCTGGGGTCTCGCTGTTTTCAGTGGCTGACGCGCTCGTTCCATTCCAAGCCAAACTGTCCCTCGGCCGCCGTCTTCCCCCTCACCCTGGCCCTCTCCCTTGGGGAGAGGGAAGATCGTCTGCCACGCTGAAGCAAGTCCTGATGCATCAGACTGGCGGATGCGCAGTGATGGGTCTCCCTCTCCCCCAGGGAGAGGGCTGGGGTGAGGGGGAAGGAAGCGTTCATCCACCGATGATGCCAGCACTGAAAGTAGCGACGAACACTGAGGAAGCGTTGGCAGGCCTTACCGTGAGGCAAAATTCAGTTTCACCCACGGCAGGCCGTGCGCCTCGGCGACGGCGCGGCAAATCAGCCGTCCTTTCAAAACATTGACGCCGTTCCCAAGCGCGGGTTGCTTCTGACAAGCTTCCTCCAATCCGTGGTCCGCGAGCAATTCAATGTAACGAAATGTCACATTCGTCAGCGCTTGCGTGGCGGTGCGGGCATACGCGGCGGGCATGTTGGCCACGCAATAGTGGGTCACGCCTTCTGCGGTGAACACAGGTTGATCGTGAGTCGTGGGGCGGGAGGTCTCGGCGCACCCGCCTTGATCGATGGCGATATCGACCAGCACGCTGCCCGGCCGCATGCGCCGCAGCATTTCCCGCGTGATCAGCCGGGGCGCTTTGGCGCCAGGGACGAGCACCGCGCCGATCAAGAGGTCCACGTGAGGAAGCAATTCCAGCAGTTGATTTTCGTTCGAGTAGAGCGTGTGCGCGGTGTGGAGCGTGATGTCCAAAAAACGCATGCGCTCCAAATCGACCTCCAGGACCGTCACGTCCGCGCCCAGACCCGTGGCCATGCGCGCGGCATTCACGCCCGACACTCCGCCGCCGAGAATGACGACGCGTCCGGGCAGAACGCCCGGCACGCCTCCGAGCAACACGCCGCTGCCGCCGCGGTGCTTGGCCAGATAATAGCCGCCCACAACAATGGACATGCGGCCGGCGATTTCACTCATGGGCTCCAGCAGCGGCAGGCGGCCATTCACTTCGATCGTTTCGTAAGCGAGAGCCGTGACGCCGGACTTCATCAAAGCTTCGGTCAGTTCCCGATTGGCGGCGAGGTGCAGGTAGGTGAAGAGGATCTGGCCGGCGCGCAACCGCGGATACTCGGAAGGCTGCGGCTCCTTCACTTTGACAATCAACTCCGCCTCTTCAAAGAGAACCGCTGAGTCGTCCAGAACCCTCGCTCCAGCGTGCGCATAATCGCCGTCCGGAAAGCCCGCGCCCGCCCCGGCGCCGCGTTCGACCAGGATTTGATGCCCGCGCTTGATCAATTGGTAAGCGGCCGACGGGGGCAGCGCGACGCGATACTCCTGTTCTTTGATTTCCCTGGGAACTGCAATGATCATGGCCGGAGTGAACGCCCAAAAGAGCCCCGCCGCAAGCCAAGCTGGAAGGATCAGTTTGAAGTGGAGGAGCACGCGCGCGCTCGCGTGTTCCGACCGGCGCCCCCGCCGGTCGGAAACGTCGGAGAAACCGTACTATCGAAAATCTCTATTCAGACGAAAGACTGTGCTCGGCGGAGCGCCGACCACCGCACGCGAGGTCGCGTGCGGTCCCCATGCTACGGCGAGACCCACGCCTCGACGATTTGCTTCACAAGCGCGGCGGGCAGCGCGTAGGAGGCCACGCGTCCGGCGCGGGCGATATTGAGGCCGATGGCTTCGCCGTCGAGATTCACCAAGGGCCCGCCGCACTGCCACGGTTGCAGGATCGTGTCGTGTTGAATGGCGAGGTCAAATCCATCCGCGCGTTGGCTGAGTTCGCCGCCCATGCGGTTCATCCGCTCCTGGCGATTCAGCCCGCCGCGTCCGCGTCCGGTCCGGCGCGGCTGGCCCGGGGATTCGGGCATGATTTTCACGCGGATTTCGATTTTCTTCTCTTCGCGTTTGACGAGTAGTTTCACGAAATCGCCGGGCGTGATTTGGCCGAGCATTTCCATCAAACCGGCGCGATCTTCCGCCGGATCGTCGTTCAAGCTGAGAATGAGATCGCCGGATCTCAACCCGGCTCGTTCCGCTCCGCTGCCGGGAGTAACCGAGCGGACGGCGGCGGCGCTGGATTCGGATTCCAATTGCACGCCCACAAACGGCGGCGGCTCAGCCATCATGGGAACGTCCGCGTCGAATTCTTCCTCGCCGCGCCGGACGCGGAGCTTGACCGTCTCGCCTTCGCGGAACTGGCGGAGCGCAGACATCAATTCTTCACTGTCTTTTATCGGCTCGCCGTTCACGCTCACGATGGCATCGCCCGCTTTCAATCCGGCCCTTTCGGCGCCGAGTCCCTTCGTGATGCGCCCGATCACGGCCTTTGCAGTGTCGAAGCTGAGAGAAACGCCGATGTAAGCGCGCTTGTGCAGCTTGCGGACCGGCACGCTGATAATGCCGGCGCTTTCTGGCGTGATGCCGATGCCGGGCGTGACCGCCCATTGGCCGACCGCGACATCCCCGGGCGCCCATTCGATGGGTTTCAAACCGGCAGCCGTGACTTTTACCAACGCCAGATCGTTTTCTTCGTCCACGCCGAGCACAGTGCTTTCGACCTCCCGTCCGTCCGAGAATCTGGCCGTGAGCTTGCCGTCCTTGATCTCGCTGGCTTTGGTGAGAACCAAGCCATTCGCGTCGATGATCGTGCCCAGCGAGACGGTCTTTTCGTTTTGGATGAGCTCGACGATGGAATCGCGCGCGGCGGCGGCAGCCGGAGCGAACGCTTGCAGCGTCATGGCCCCGCT encodes:
- the ald gene encoding alanine dehydrogenase, with the protein product MIIAVPREIKEQEYRVALPPSAAYQLIKRGHQILVERGAGAGAGFPDGDYAHAGARVLDDSAVLFEEAELIVKVKEPQPSEYPRLRAGQILFTYLHLAANRELTEALMKSGVTALAYETIEVNGRLPLLEPMSEIAGRMSIVVGGYYLAKHRGGSGVLLGGVPGVLPGRVVILGGGVSGVNAARMATGLGADVTVLEVDLERMRFLDITLHTAHTLYSNENQLLELLPHVDLLIGAVLVPGAKAPRLITREMLRRMRPGSVLVDIAIDQGGCAETSRPTTHDQPVFTAEGVTHYCVANMPAAYARTATQALTNVTFRYIELLADHGLEEACQKQPALGNGVNVLKGRLICRAVAEAHGLPWVKLNFASR
- a CDS encoding response regulator transcription factor gives rise to the protein MRVLVVEDDKKIASFVVNGLKQSSFAVDHCADGEEGLFMARNTSYDAAVIDIMLPKLDGLSLVQTLRKENVRVPVIILSAKASVDDRVKGLQAGSDDYLTKPFAFSELLARVQALIRRATNTSEPTRLAVGDLTLDLLTREVTRGNQKIELQAREFSLLEYLMRHAGRVVTKTMILEHVWDYSFDPQTNVVDVLVHRLRSKVDKDFPKKLIQTLRGVGYVLKA
- a CDS encoding PDZ domain-containing protein — encoded protein: MKSEYLFDVAQICNLLYRGIAFRRSSTSSKALELAHTEYTDRTDKTTSASVKSVVKKPPPKISTYALRAFLLLSLTLLAQAATTPSPRVRPLTLPESRFKSGAMTLQAFAPAAAAARDSIVELIQNEKTVSLGTIIDANGLVLTKASEIKDGKLTARFSDGREVESTVLGVDEENDLALVKVTAAGLKPIEWAPGDVAVGQWAVTPGIGITPESAGIISVPVRKLHKRAYIGVSLSFDTAKAVIGRITKGLGAERAGLKAGDAIVSVNGEPIKDSEELMSALRQFREGETVKLRVRRGEEEFDADVPMMAEPPPFVGVQLESESSAAAVRSVTPGSGAERAGLRSGDLILSLNDDPAEDRAGLMEMLGQITPGDFVKLLVKREEKKIEIRVKIMPESPGQPRRTGRGRGGLNRQERMNRMGGELSQRADGFDLAIQHDTILQPWQCGGPLVNLDGEAIGLNIARAGRVASYALPAALVKQIVEAWVSP
- a CDS encoding DegQ family serine endoprotease, which produces MSTPMKQIFGRDPAAWLAGTFAITLASLAFIGITQAQDDSKEKAVRLVVDDKPINRDGKFTTSFAPVVKKVAPGVVNIFTETNVKQTDYPQIPFLNDQLFRRFFGDDFDSGNPRRGFRPPKQRGIGSGVIVSKDGYILSNNHVVEKADEIKVRLNSDDREYTAKVVGTDPKSDVAVLKIDAKDLPALDLANSDKIEVGDLVLAIGNPFGVGQTVTMGMISATGRAGLGVDIDYADFIQTDAAINPGNSGGALVDAEGRLIGINTYIVSMSGGNQGIGFAIPVNLAKSVMESIIQHGRVIRGYLGVWLQDINPSLAKEFDLQDKSGVIITEVLPGSPAEKAGLKVEDIVTELDGKPAKDSRHLKLQVGQLAPGSKARMKILRDGKPRTIEVTLKELPDSEQTTRADRRRDTPSDETLQGVTVGDLNAAARRQYGIPRDLEGALVMQVEPNSASYDAGLRPGDVILEVNRQRVRGAEDAVALTEKAKDRTTLLRVWSRGGTRYLVVDEGKGR